A window of the Haloarcula litorea genome harbors these coding sequences:
- a CDS encoding ABC transporter substrate-binding protein codes for MHGDESGDRTRRSYLKYGGGLLASGLLAGCSEGAGDEGEATERTGTGSKSYTVSMAPVGDVTFESVPERWESYFPGYADMGVALGQADGLTAVGVKSRYHTEYYEELDGVSVDEDSVTELYDEGIDRELYFELDNDVHLTDPQWLLQNSFFGLEEADVESITDTVGPFVGNTVFRRTDPWHDYRYYDMYGAFRKVAQVFGREEQYAAFESFHDDFLARVQADLPAADDRPAGLLCFAGSAEPEKFSPYRITDKGTNKKQFHDLGVSDALAGTGIEGLSTDDRGRIDYETMLEVDPPALFVRGHEDKSREEFVDTVLSYMTEHSVASELTAVENDDVYRGGPIYQGPIQNLFLTERFATLLYPDTYSGELFDRGRLSAIVTGDD; via the coding sequence ATGCACGGCGACGAATCCGGCGACCGAACACGTCGAAGTTACCTCAAGTACGGCGGCGGACTCCTCGCGAGCGGACTGCTCGCGGGCTGTTCCGAGGGGGCGGGCGACGAGGGCGAAGCGACGGAGCGGACGGGTACCGGGAGCAAGTCCTACACCGTCTCGATGGCCCCCGTCGGCGACGTGACCTTCGAGTCGGTCCCCGAGCGGTGGGAGTCGTACTTCCCGGGCTACGCCGATATGGGCGTCGCGCTCGGCCAGGCCGACGGCCTGACGGCGGTCGGAGTCAAGTCCCGCTACCACACGGAGTACTACGAGGAACTCGACGGCGTCTCCGTCGACGAGGATAGCGTCACGGAGCTGTACGACGAGGGAATCGACAGGGAACTGTACTTCGAGCTGGACAACGACGTCCACCTCACCGACCCGCAGTGGCTGCTGCAGAACTCCTTCTTCGGACTGGAGGAGGCCGACGTCGAGTCGATCACCGACACCGTCGGCCCGTTCGTCGGCAACACGGTCTTCCGCCGGACGGACCCGTGGCACGACTACCGCTACTACGACATGTACGGGGCCTTCCGGAAGGTCGCGCAGGTCTTCGGGCGCGAAGAGCAGTACGCGGCGTTCGAGTCCTTCCACGACGACTTCCTCGCCCGCGTACAGGCGGACCTCCCCGCGGCGGACGACCGGCCCGCCGGCCTGCTCTGTTTCGCCGGGTCGGCCGAACCGGAGAAGTTCTCGCCGTACCGCATCACCGACAAGGGCACCAACAAGAAGCAGTTCCACGACCTCGGGGTCTCCGACGCGCTGGCGGGGACCGGCATCGAGGGACTGTCCACGGACGACCGGGGGCGGATCGACTACGAGACGATGCTGGAGGTCGACCCGCCGGCGCTGTTCGTCCGCGGCCACGAGGACAAGAGCCGCGAGGAGTTCGTCGACACGGTGCTCTCCTATATGACGGAACACAGCGTCGCAAGCGAACTCACCGCGGTCGAGAACGACGACGTCTACCGCGGCGGTCCGATCTACCAGGGACCCATCCAGAACCTCTTCCTGACCGAGCGGTTCGCGACGCTGCTGTACCCCGACACGTACAGCGGTGAGCTGTTCGACCGGGGCCGGCTCTCGGCGATCGTCACCGGCGACGACTGA